Proteins encoded within one genomic window of Rhododendron vialii isolate Sample 1 chromosome 1a, ASM3025357v1:
- the LOC131307836 gene encoding metal tolerance protein 1-like isoform X1, producing the protein MEESSHLHGQIIEISGEVSGGERSVGGSKLCGEAPCGFSDAVTITKDAKERAASMRKLFIAVALCVVFMGVEVAGGIKANSLAILTDAAHLLSDVAAFAISLFSLWAAGWEATPRQTYGFFRIEILGALVSIQLIWLLAGILVYEAILRLINDTGEVNGFLMFLVAAFGLLVNIAMAVLLGHDHGHGGHDHGHGHSHVGHGHGHGHGHGHGHSHSHSHDDHDHNSHGHRHGVRITTHPFSHEEHPRDEEHGHAHEEDLVEPLLKQNSHDKNKPRSEKEEKEKRNINIQGAYLHVLGDSIQSVGVMIGGALIWYKPNWKIIDLVCTLIFSVIVLGTTIKMIRNILEVLMESTPREIDATKLEKGLCEMDEVVAVHELHIWAITVGKILLACHVKIKPEADADMVLDKVIDYIRREYNISHVTIQIER; encoded by the coding sequence ATGGAAGAGAGTAGTCATCTTCATGGGCAGATTATTGAGATAAGTGGTGAAGTTTCTGGTGGGGAGAGGAGCGTTGGAGGGAGCAAACTATGTGGAGAAGCTCCTTGTGGATTCTCAGATGCTGTAACCATCACCAAGGATGCAAAAGAACGGGCAGCTTCCATGAGGAAGCTTTTCATTGCAGTTGCACTCTGTGTTGTCTTCATGGGCGTTGAAGTAGCTGGAGGCATCAAAGCCAACAGTCTTGCCATTTTGACTGATGCCGCACATTTGCTCTCAGACGTTGCAGCATTTGCTATCTCATTGTTTTCTTTGTGGGCAGCAGGCTGGGAAGCAACCCCTCGTCAGACTTATGGGTTCTTTCGGATAGAGATTCTTGGTGCTTTGGTTTCCATCCAGCTCATATGGCTGCTCGCTGGGATTCTAGTGTATGAAGCCATTCTAAGGCTTATTAACGACACGGGAGAAGTCAATGGCTTCCTTATGTTTCTTGTTGCTGCTTTTGGTCTTCTGGTAAATATAGCCATGGCCGTCTTGTTGGGTCATGACCACGGCCATGGGGGACATGATCATGGTCATGGTCACAGTCATGTGGGGCATGGTCACGGTCACGGTCACGGTCACGGTCACGGTCACAGTCACAGCCACAGCCACGATGATCATGATCATAACAGCCACGGTCACAGGCATGGGGTGCGCATTACCACTCATCCCTTTAGTCATGAGGAGCACCCAAGAGACGAGGAGCATGGCCATGCTCATGAGGAAGATTTGGTTGAACCACTGCTGAAGCAAAATTCCCATgacaaaaacaaaccaaggagtgagaaagaagaaaaggaaaaacgtAACATCAACATACAAGGAGCTTATCTCCATGTACTGGGGGATTCCATTCAGAGCGTTGGAGTCATGATTGGGGGAGCCTTGATATGGTATAAACCAAATTGGAAAATTATTGATCTGGTTTGCACCCTCATATTTTCCGTCATTGTGCTGGGGACAACTATCAAAATGATTCGGAACATACTGGAGGTATTGATGGAGAGCACGCCTCGGGAGATTGACGCTACAAAGCTAGAGAAAGGTTTATGTGAAATGGATGAAGTGGTCGCTGTACACGAGCTGCATATTTGGGCCATTACAGTGGGAAAGATTCTGTTGGCTTGCCATGTCAAAATAAAGCCCGAAGCGGATGCGGACATGGTGCTAGACAAAGTGATCGATTATATTAGGAGGGAGTATAATATTAGTCATGTGACTATACAGATAGAGCGTTAG
- the LOC131307836 gene encoding metal tolerance protein 1-like isoform X2, translating to MRKLFIAVALCVVFMGVEVAGGIKANSLAILTDAAHLLSDVAAFAISLFSLWAAGWEATPRQTYGFFRIEILGALVSIQLIWLLAGILVYEAILRLINDTGEVNGFLMFLVAAFGLLVNIAMAVLLGHDHGHGGHDHGHGHSHVGHGHGHGHGHGHGHSHSHSHDDHDHNSHGHRHGVRITTHPFSHEEHPRDEEHGHAHEEDLVEPLLKQNSHDKNKPRSEKEEKEKRNINIQGAYLHVLGDSIQSVGVMIGGALIWYKPNWKIIDLVCTLIFSVIVLGTTIKMIRNILEVLMESTPREIDATKLEKGLCEMDEVVAVHELHIWAITVGKILLACHVKIKPEADADMVLDKVIDYIRREYNISHVTIQIER from the coding sequence ATGAGGAAGCTTTTCATTGCAGTTGCACTCTGTGTTGTCTTCATGGGCGTTGAAGTAGCTGGAGGCATCAAAGCCAACAGTCTTGCCATTTTGACTGATGCCGCACATTTGCTCTCAGACGTTGCAGCATTTGCTATCTCATTGTTTTCTTTGTGGGCAGCAGGCTGGGAAGCAACCCCTCGTCAGACTTATGGGTTCTTTCGGATAGAGATTCTTGGTGCTTTGGTTTCCATCCAGCTCATATGGCTGCTCGCTGGGATTCTAGTGTATGAAGCCATTCTAAGGCTTATTAACGACACGGGAGAAGTCAATGGCTTCCTTATGTTTCTTGTTGCTGCTTTTGGTCTTCTGGTAAATATAGCCATGGCCGTCTTGTTGGGTCATGACCACGGCCATGGGGGACATGATCATGGTCATGGTCACAGTCATGTGGGGCATGGTCACGGTCACGGTCACGGTCACGGTCACGGTCACAGTCACAGCCACAGCCACGATGATCATGATCATAACAGCCACGGTCACAGGCATGGGGTGCGCATTACCACTCATCCCTTTAGTCATGAGGAGCACCCAAGAGACGAGGAGCATGGCCATGCTCATGAGGAAGATTTGGTTGAACCACTGCTGAAGCAAAATTCCCATgacaaaaacaaaccaaggagtgagaaagaagaaaaggaaaaacgtAACATCAACATACAAGGAGCTTATCTCCATGTACTGGGGGATTCCATTCAGAGCGTTGGAGTCATGATTGGGGGAGCCTTGATATGGTATAAACCAAATTGGAAAATTATTGATCTGGTTTGCACCCTCATATTTTCCGTCATTGTGCTGGGGACAACTATCAAAATGATTCGGAACATACTGGAGGTATTGATGGAGAGCACGCCTCGGGAGATTGACGCTACAAAGCTAGAGAAAGGTTTATGTGAAATGGATGAAGTGGTCGCTGTACACGAGCTGCATATTTGGGCCATTACAGTGGGAAAGATTCTGTTGGCTTGCCATGTCAAAATAAAGCCCGAAGCGGATGCGGACATGGTGCTAGACAAAGTGATCGATTATATTAGGAGGGAGTATAATATTAGTCATGTGACTATACAGATAGAGCGTTAG
- the LOC131307824 gene encoding transcription factor bHLH57 isoform X1 has protein sequence MEGRLQGPINPCFLEEEHLDVEMECLEQETSNNTIRKLGFGSPSDSSFEEMRIPFLEMLQSGDSPAFSPFCELSFQALLSLQQFKKPPWEGSHSHQQYSPELRECSGGGRFKGQQDSCLTHDAVEVQISPVKSEKMDHHNTHSAIYVEGGANSDGNQHDGSKAVELEERPVEAAAGKGQKRRRVKRTRPSAKNKEEVESQRMTHITVERNRRRLMNDHLTALRSLMPSSYIQRGDQASIVGGAIDYVKELEQLHQSLQAQKRMKKSDLLDQSGCRGGSSETTSTSTSSSSTTTGILATSSPQTCQFGNMKSEIGELGNCTTTEGINVRRSYEFTAVRKSGGVEVHVTVIQNHVSLKVECPRRAGLLLNAIVALEDLGLTVLHLNIMALENSAQFSFNLKIEEGCEIGSADGIAVLVLQIFCFIHRTT, from the exons ATGGAGGGGAGGCTTCAAGGACCCATCAATCCCTGT TTTCTTGAGGAGGAGCATTTGGATGTGGAAATGGAATGCTTGGAACAAGAAACCAGTAATAATACTATTAGGAAGTTGGGATTTGGGAGCCCAAGTGATAGCAGCTTTGAAGAAATGAGAATACCGTTTCTTGAGATGTTACAGAGTGGGGATTCACCAGCATTTTCCCCTTTCTGTGAACTCAGCTTTCAGGCCTTACTGAGTTTACAGCAGTTTAAGAAGCCGCCGTGGGAAGGGAGCCACAGCCACCAACAGTACTCACCGGAGCTAAGGGAGTGCAGCGGCGGCGGAAGGTTTAAAGGGCAACAAGATAGCTGCCTTACCCATGACGCTGTTGAGGTCCAGATCTCACCGGTTAAATCCGAGAAGATGGACCATCACAACACACACTCGGCTATCTATGTTGAAGGAGGCGCCAACTCAGACGGCAACCAACATGATGGGTCCAAGGCGGTGGAGTTGGAAGAACGGCCGGTGGAGGCGGCAGCGGGGAAGGGGCAGAAGAGGAGGAGGGTGAAGAGAACGAGACCGTCGGCGAAGAATAAGGAGGAAGTGGAGAGCCAGCGGATGACCCACATTACAGTTGAACGGAACCGGAGGCGCCTGATGAACGACCATCTCACTGCGCTTCGGTCACTCATGCCTTCGTCCTACATTCAGAGG GGTGACCAAGCGTCCATAGTTGGAGGGGCAATTGACTATGTGAAGGAACTAGAACAACTACACCAATCCTTACAAGCCCAGAAGAGAATGAAGAAATCAGACTTACTTGATCAATCAGGCTGCCGCGGCGGCAGCAGCGAGACCACCTCTACttcaacctcctcctcctccaccactacCGGCATTTTGGCTACATCGTCGCCGCAAACTTGTCAATTCGGAAACATGAAGTCCGAAATAGGGGAACTAGGGAATTGCACAACGACGGAGGGAATTAATGTTCGGCGGAGTTATGAATTCACGGCGGTGAGGAAGTCGGGGGGCGTGGAGGTCCACGTGACGGTGATCCAAAACCATGTGAGCCTCAAGGTGGAGTGTCCGAGGAGGGCAGGACTGTTGCTCAACGCCATTGTGGCCTTGGAAGATTTGGGGTTAACGGTGTTGCATCTCAACATCATGGCTTTGGAAAATTCAGCTCAGTTCTCGTTTAATCTCAAG ATAGAAGAAGGGTGCGAGATTGGATCAGCTGATGGGATAGCAGTGCTCGTACTTCAAATATTCTGCTTCATCCACCGCACCACCTAG
- the LOC131307824 gene encoding transcription factor bHLH57 isoform X2, with protein MQFLEEEHLDVEMECLEQETSNNTIRKLGFGSPSDSSFEEMRIPFLEMLQSGDSPAFSPFCELSFQALLSLQQFKKPPWEGSHSHQQYSPELRECSGGGRFKGQQDSCLTHDAVEVQISPVKSEKMDHHNTHSAIYVEGGANSDGNQHDGSKAVELEERPVEAAAGKGQKRRRVKRTRPSAKNKEEVESQRMTHITVERNRRRLMNDHLTALRSLMPSSYIQRGDQASIVGGAIDYVKELEQLHQSLQAQKRMKKSDLLDQSGCRGGSSETTSTSTSSSSTTTGILATSSPQTCQFGNMKSEIGELGNCTTTEGINVRRSYEFTAVRKSGGVEVHVTVIQNHVSLKVECPRRAGLLLNAIVALEDLGLTVLHLNIMALENSAQFSFNLKIEEGCEIGSADGIAVLVLQIFCFIHRTT; from the exons ATGCAA TTTCTTGAGGAGGAGCATTTGGATGTGGAAATGGAATGCTTGGAACAAGAAACCAGTAATAATACTATTAGGAAGTTGGGATTTGGGAGCCCAAGTGATAGCAGCTTTGAAGAAATGAGAATACCGTTTCTTGAGATGTTACAGAGTGGGGATTCACCAGCATTTTCCCCTTTCTGTGAACTCAGCTTTCAGGCCTTACTGAGTTTACAGCAGTTTAAGAAGCCGCCGTGGGAAGGGAGCCACAGCCACCAACAGTACTCACCGGAGCTAAGGGAGTGCAGCGGCGGCGGAAGGTTTAAAGGGCAACAAGATAGCTGCCTTACCCATGACGCTGTTGAGGTCCAGATCTCACCGGTTAAATCCGAGAAGATGGACCATCACAACACACACTCGGCTATCTATGTTGAAGGAGGCGCCAACTCAGACGGCAACCAACATGATGGGTCCAAGGCGGTGGAGTTGGAAGAACGGCCGGTGGAGGCGGCAGCGGGGAAGGGGCAGAAGAGGAGGAGGGTGAAGAGAACGAGACCGTCGGCGAAGAATAAGGAGGAAGTGGAGAGCCAGCGGATGACCCACATTACAGTTGAACGGAACCGGAGGCGCCTGATGAACGACCATCTCACTGCGCTTCGGTCACTCATGCCTTCGTCCTACATTCAGAGG GGTGACCAAGCGTCCATAGTTGGAGGGGCAATTGACTATGTGAAGGAACTAGAACAACTACACCAATCCTTACAAGCCCAGAAGAGAATGAAGAAATCAGACTTACTTGATCAATCAGGCTGCCGCGGCGGCAGCAGCGAGACCACCTCTACttcaacctcctcctcctccaccactacCGGCATTTTGGCTACATCGTCGCCGCAAACTTGTCAATTCGGAAACATGAAGTCCGAAATAGGGGAACTAGGGAATTGCACAACGACGGAGGGAATTAATGTTCGGCGGAGTTATGAATTCACGGCGGTGAGGAAGTCGGGGGGCGTGGAGGTCCACGTGACGGTGATCCAAAACCATGTGAGCCTCAAGGTGGAGTGTCCGAGGAGGGCAGGACTGTTGCTCAACGCCATTGTGGCCTTGGAAGATTTGGGGTTAACGGTGTTGCATCTCAACATCATGGCTTTGGAAAATTCAGCTCAGTTCTCGTTTAATCTCAAG ATAGAAGAAGGGTGCGAGATTGGATCAGCTGATGGGATAGCAGTGCTCGTACTTCAAATATTCTGCTTCATCCACCGCACCACCTAG